The sequence TGCCTTTTTTTATCTTTGCTGCATCAACAATATAATCAAAGTAGTTCTTTAACCCTAACCGATTTATAACAAATTCAGCATTCTTACTAGCTGATCCTAACGCAATTTTAATATTATGGCTTTTTATATCATCAAGTAACTTTTGAATCCCCGGTAGTATATCTTCTGGCGTGACTTGATTAATCAACTCTTTATAATGCTCGTTTTTTTTCGTAGCAAGTTTCTCTTTTTCCTCAACTGGCATGTCTAGTAATTCTGGTTTTAAGGATAATATACGTTCTAACGATTCTATCCTACTTACTCCTTTTAATTGTTCGTTAAATTCCCTATCAATCATGATTCCTAATGATTCGGCTAACTTTTTCCATGCCAAATAGTGATACTCAGCAGTATCCGTAATAACACCATCAAGATCAAATATAAATGCTTTTGGGTATTGTATCATTCTTATCTCCTTATCTCTTATTTAAATGTTTTTTAAAGCCTTTCTCTTGGAATATTGTGCACAATTTTTTTCGAGCTTACCCAATGAACTCCCTTTGAACAACATTTGACACCGTTATCATTTCCTCTCTATTATACTATGAATGATATCATATGTATAAAGGGAGATGATAAATCCCTAGTGATTTTTTTCTTAAGATTTCATATATATTTTGTCTAAAAAGGAGAATGTGTGACAATTAAATTAACATGTCCGAAGCCGATTCATCTTATGACTGAAGTTACAAGGGTTCTTTATTTTAAAAAATAAGCGGCTTTACTCCTAAAAAATTCCGTGAAATTGAGAGTAAACAACCTTAATCGTTTCCCCTTTTCTTTACTATAAATAGAATACTCCGTTTTCCAATACAGTTAGAATTTAAACTTTATTACAATCCTTTTTCCACCATCTTGTTCTTTCAAAATATATCCTATTCTTTCTTTCTACTTCATAAAATAAAGTAAATGACTATTCTTTTTATAATTAAAGGAGATGTTTCTATGTACGAATTGTATTGTCGAACATATCAGAAGGTTATTCAGACTACTTCAAGATTTTTACCATGGCGGTTACCAAAAACATTGGAGGGTGAAAATTGTTTAAAAAAGTTGCCGCAGCTAATAAAAGCACAAGGAATACAGCAGCTTTTAATTGTTACTGATAAAGGTATTTCAAAAATTGGGCTAATGGACGAGTTACTTGATCGATTAAATTCAACAGGTATTCAGTATGTCATATATGATGGAACCGTTCCGAATCCAACGATTGATAATATTG comes from Bacillus andreraoultii and encodes:
- the pgmB gene encoding beta-phosphoglucomutase, which produces MIQYPKAFIFDLDGVITDTAEYHYLAWKKLAESLGIMIDREFNEQLKGVSRIESLERILSLKPELLDMPVEEKEKLATKKNEHYKELINQVTPEDILPGIQKLLDDIKSHNIKIALGSASKNAEFVINRLGLKNYFDYIVDAAKIKKGKPDPETFTIAADYFGFEYRECIGVEDSAAGIEAINKAQMFSVGVGDRDHLSDADYLLSDTDDLNFDLIIEKYISNHK